Proteins encoded in a region of the Acidobacteriota bacterium genome:
- a CDS encoding TonB-dependent receptor has translation MSAGILILLLVQAAQAAPPPATQAEPQAPPAVSASVLVLGDAAKRDPSTGAQTFSREFLDGAPALTTDEALRVVSGLSLFRRSSSRTANPTTHGVTMRGLSASGASRGVVVLDGMPLNDGFGGWVTWTRVPAGALEGVDVIPGAAGDLFGSDALGGVIRLRSAEPRRAGPMVSVGGGTRETWTGDVSGGVTKGRAGLWMAASWVDTAGEIPLEEASRGAVDRPTSANWWNVFGRADVTDGARRWTVTGISGRDRRGNGTVLQYNRNSGSTVAAAVQSVGTSATWAARVAVSPNSLEQTFSAVATGRATESLTSTQFIDVTTTRAVLEYGRSVPKGFVMLRGAATRATADFDEIRPAGTTVMEVRDDSESISAQVGVTPGANVTLGAGVRHEWRAAPMSSDDRDTAFVGRVTAAWTINPSLVARATAATSHRWPTLNELVRGFRVGSTNTLPNANLKPERARAVDAGLTVTRPRGTFGVAAFYTTVEDAIANVTLPSATGILRERRNAGEAHVKGLEADVDVRPWAWVQVRGSISATDATFQNSAEPALEGNQLPQVPKVSGALSVDVEHPGRGRAGVVIRSVGAQFDDDRNVFRLAAATQVDMRVAAQVRQFELSMVVENLLDARVEVGRTPLVTLAPSRALRVNATWWLGGRR, from the coding sequence ATGAGTGCCGGCATCCTGATCCTGCTGCTGGTGCAGGCGGCTCAGGCTGCGCCGCCGCCGGCCACGCAGGCTGAGCCGCAAGCGCCTCCAGCGGTTTCCGCATCGGTCCTCGTTCTGGGGGATGCGGCCAAACGCGACCCTTCTACGGGCGCACAGACATTTTCGAGGGAGTTCCTCGACGGCGCGCCCGCCCTCACCACCGACGAAGCGCTGCGTGTGGTGTCGGGCCTCTCGTTGTTCCGCCGTTCATCGTCACGCACGGCGAATCCGACCACGCACGGTGTGACGATGCGCGGGTTGTCGGCGTCGGGGGCGAGCAGGGGAGTGGTGGTGCTCGATGGCATGCCGCTCAACGACGGGTTTGGCGGTTGGGTGACGTGGACGCGTGTGCCCGCTGGAGCGCTCGAGGGCGTGGATGTCATTCCGGGCGCGGCCGGAGACTTGTTTGGGTCGGATGCGTTGGGCGGCGTCATTCGGCTGCGGTCGGCCGAGCCGAGGCGCGCGGGCCCGATGGTGAGTGTTGGCGGCGGCACGCGCGAGACGTGGACGGGTGATGTGTCGGGTGGTGTCACGAAGGGCCGCGCCGGACTATGGATGGCGGCATCGTGGGTGGACACTGCCGGAGAGATTCCCCTTGAGGAAGCGTCGCGCGGAGCCGTTGACCGTCCCACGTCGGCGAACTGGTGGAACGTGTTTGGCCGTGCTGATGTGACTGATGGCGCGCGGCGCTGGACGGTCACGGGCATCAGCGGCCGCGACCGGCGTGGCAACGGCACCGTGCTGCAGTACAACCGCAACAGCGGGAGCACAGTGGCGGCCGCGGTGCAGTCGGTGGGGACGAGCGCCACGTGGGCCGCGCGTGTGGCCGTGAGCCCGAACAGCCTGGAGCAGACGTTTTCAGCCGTGGCGACAGGCCGGGCGACTGAGTCGCTGACGTCAACCCAGTTCATCGATGTCACCACGACGCGCGCGGTGCTGGAGTACGGGCGATCGGTGCCCAAGGGGTTTGTCATGTTGCGCGGCGCCGCGACACGCGCGACCGCCGACTTTGATGAAATTCGCCCCGCAGGCACCACCGTGATGGAGGTGCGTGACGACAGCGAGTCCATCTCCGCCCAGGTGGGTGTGACGCCTGGCGCGAACGTGACGCTTGGCGCAGGTGTGCGGCACGAATGGCGCGCGGCGCCGATGTCATCGGACGACCGCGATACCGCTTTTGTCGGGCGCGTGACCGCAGCCTGGACCATTAATCCGTCCCTGGTGGCGCGCGCGACGGCGGCGACGAGTCATCGGTGGCCGACGCTTAACGAACTGGTGCGCGGCTTTCGCGTCGGCAGCACGAATACGTTACCCAATGCCAACCTCAAACCCGAGCGCGCACGCGCGGTGGATGCCGGTCTTACGGTCACGCGGCCGCGTGGCACGTTTGGAGTCGCGGCGTTTTACACGACGGTGGAAGATGCCATTGCCAACGTGACGTTGCCGTCGGCGACAGGAATCCTGCGCGAGCGCCGCAACGCGGGTGAGGCGCATGTGAAGGGCCTTGAGGCCGACGTGGACGTTCGACCCTGGGCGTGGGTGCAGGTGCGCGGTTCGATCTCGGCGACCGACGCGACGTTCCAGAACTCCGCCGAGCCTGCGCTTGAGGGCAACCAGTTGCCGCAGGTCCCGAAGGTCAGCGGGGCGTTGTCGGTGGATGTGGAGCACCCCGGCCGCGGCCGCGCGGGCGTGGTCATTCGTTCCGTCGGCGCGCAGTTCGACGACGACCGCAATGTGTTCAGACTCGCGGCCGCCACGCAAGTGGACATGCGCGTGGCCGCGCAGGTTCGCCAGTTCGAGCTGTCGATGGTGGTAGAGAACCTGCTCGACGCCCGCGTGGAAGTGGGCCGGACGCCGTTGGTCACCCTTGCGCCGAGCCGCGCCCTCCGCGTCAACGCCACCTGGTGGCTCGGCGGACGACGGTAG
- a CDS encoding ABC transporter permease gives MAALATEAVLEVIIDADRPASLRARLAEYRGQSTLLKYLIARNWKLRYRNTAMSVVWALAQPMLPALMLGFLFSSTLAPQQVSVPYVLFLLAGLVPWSFLTLAVTSGSGAFIVNAGILTKVYFPRAVLPAAAVLALAVEFAGGCLVLLTWVIAAGLPIRLEWLALPGLFVATGVLAFAVSLGLGALNVLYRDVRHAVPFLLQVWLYATPVLYDSTLIPERWHWVLALNPMTGVVMGFRSALFGFPLDWPITLISIGSAGLTVVAGIVTFLKLDSALAERA, from the coding sequence ATGGCAGCGCTGGCAACGGAGGCCGTCCTGGAAGTCATAATCGATGCCGATCGACCGGCCTCTCTTCGGGCGAGACTCGCTGAGTATCGAGGCCAGTCCACGCTCCTCAAGTACCTGATTGCCAGGAACTGGAAGCTCCGGTACCGCAATACCGCGATGAGCGTGGTCTGGGCGCTGGCCCAGCCCATGCTGCCGGCGCTCATGCTGGGGTTCCTGTTCTCGAGCACCCTCGCTCCCCAACAGGTCAGCGTGCCCTATGTCCTGTTCCTGCTGGCTGGGCTCGTGCCGTGGAGTTTCCTGACGCTGGCTGTCACGTCCGGCAGCGGTGCGTTCATTGTCAACGCCGGCATCCTGACCAAGGTCTACTTTCCGCGAGCCGTATTGCCTGCGGCTGCCGTACTGGCGCTCGCCGTGGAGTTTGCCGGTGGATGTCTCGTGCTGCTCACGTGGGTGATCGCGGCGGGCCTCCCGATTCGACTGGAGTGGCTGGCTCTGCCTGGCTTATTCGTGGCCACCGGTGTGTTGGCATTTGCGGTCTCACTCGGCCTCGGCGCACTGAACGTGTTGTACCGGGACGTGCGGCACGCCGTGCCGTTCCTGCTCCAGGTGTGGCTGTACGCCACGCCGGTGCTCTATGACTCAACATTGATTCCGGAGCGGTGGCACTGGGTGCTGGCACTCAACCCGATGACCGGCGTCGTGATGGGGTTCCGCTCTGCGCTCTTTGGATTCCCACTCGACTGGCCAATCACCCTGATCTCCATCGGCTCGGCGGGGCTCACCGTCGTGGCGGGCATCGTCACGTTCTTGAAGCTGGACAGTGCACTGGCGGAGCGCGCATGA
- the pcnB gene encoding polynucleotide adenylyltransferase PcnB — protein sequence MVEPVIISRAEHTISRRDIDPDALKVLYRLQQSHFDAYLVGGGVRDLLLGRRPKDFDIATNAHPYQIKKLFRNCWIIGRRFRLAHVKFGPKTIEVATFRRNVPDPLPDEGEEPPVVVASSPEQDEQDGIIRRDNTFGTPEEDAFRRDFTVNALAYDIATYSIIDYVGGLGDLERRVIRSIGDPMVRFVEDPVRMLRAAVFSSRLGFTLDDLVLDAIAALKPLIGKAAAPRLLEEYYKILRSGYAEASFRTLDSLGLLELMTPELRNPSDDVWDSLARLDAYRRRFDAPPPELTNAILMGALLVPAGLMSRKAPGAATDTRVHFGMLPIARRDIDRLGQIVSLVPRMLEPEPSPRLTRSLPGRPAFRDALLWLEIFTDAPEELAAWTALRAAAPPPGPEGEDASGPAGTGRRKRRRRGRRRGGRGKPAATE from the coding sequence GTGGTTGAGCCCGTCATCATTTCCCGCGCCGAGCACACGATTTCGCGGCGCGACATTGATCCCGACGCGCTCAAGGTGCTCTATCGCCTCCAGCAAAGTCACTTCGACGCCTATCTCGTTGGCGGCGGTGTGCGCGACCTGTTGCTGGGCCGGCGCCCGAAAGATTTCGACATCGCCACAAACGCGCATCCGTACCAAATCAAGAAGCTGTTCAGGAACTGCTGGATCATCGGGCGCCGCTTTCGCCTGGCGCACGTGAAGTTTGGGCCGAAGACGATTGAGGTGGCCACGTTCCGCCGCAACGTTCCAGATCCTCTGCCCGACGAGGGCGAAGAACCGCCGGTCGTCGTGGCCTCGTCTCCGGAACAGGACGAGCAGGACGGCATCATCCGGCGCGACAACACGTTTGGCACGCCGGAAGAGGATGCGTTCAGGCGCGACTTCACCGTCAACGCGCTGGCCTACGACATCGCGACGTATTCGATCATCGACTACGTTGGCGGCCTCGGAGATCTTGAGCGGCGCGTCATTCGATCGATCGGCGATCCGATGGTGCGTTTCGTCGAGGACCCTGTGCGCATGCTTCGCGCGGCGGTGTTCAGCTCACGCCTGGGCTTTACGCTCGACGACCTGGTGCTTGACGCCATTGCCGCCCTGAAGCCCCTCATCGGCAAGGCGGCGGCGCCTCGCCTGCTGGAGGAGTACTACAAGATTCTTCGCTCGGGATACGCCGAAGCCAGCTTCCGCACGCTCGACAGCCTGGGCCTGCTTGAGCTGATGACGCCCGAGCTGCGCAACCCGTCAGACGATGTGTGGGATTCGCTGGCGAGGTTGGATGCGTATCGGCGGCGCTTCGATGCGCCGCCGCCGGAACTGACCAACGCGATTCTGATGGGCGCGTTGCTGGTGCCCGCAGGACTCATGAGCCGCAAGGCGCCTGGCGCGGCCACCGATACCCGCGTGCACTTCGGCATGTTGCCGATCGCGCGTCGCGACATCGATCGGCTCGGCCAGATCGTGAGCCTGGTGCCGCGCATGCTGGAACCCGAGCCGTCACCTCGCCTCACGCGCAGTCTGCCGGGACGGCCCGCGTTCCGCGATGCGCTGTTGTGGCTGGAGATCTTCACTGACGCGCCCGAGGAACTGGCGGCGTGGACCGCATTGCGGGCCGCGGCTCCGCCGCCTGGGCCTGAGGGCGAGGACGCGTCGGGCCCCGCGGGTACCGGCCGCCGCAAACGCCGTCGCCGCGGGCGCCGTCGTGGTGGTCGGGGGAAGCCGGCGGCGACGGAGTAA
- a CDS encoding glycosyltransferase translates to MSGPASFTHLPARNGEVAIEGLVARRWPDVPFVAMHTYRLASARITLGVLAQLKGVRPHLHLDLDDDDCLREERTIALMTATGDVAGAAIQQSELGRLRTLERLLAPRFDTLSLSGDPGTAQGRFPQRTLLHLPNVVRMPDAASLAVPAPEKASSYDVLFSGSLNYFPNAEGIEYFCREVLPRLRARVDKPVRIRIVGANPDLRVRALAALDGVTLDANVPDIAPYYRNVDLCVVPLRAASGTRLKILDAFSRRCAVVATRIGAEDLSVTDGLHLLLADDTEALATACARVLQDAALRQHLVENAFAWVDSNHTVNSLKPIMASIYAPVLLRT, encoded by the coding sequence ATGAGCGGGCCCGCGTCATTCACGCACCTGCCGGCCCGGAACGGTGAAGTGGCGATCGAGGGTCTGGTCGCAAGGCGCTGGCCCGATGTGCCGTTTGTGGCCATGCACACCTATCGCCTGGCGTCGGCCCGCATCACGCTGGGCGTGCTGGCCCAGTTGAAGGGCGTGCGCCCTCATCTGCACCTCGATCTCGACGACGATGATTGCCTGCGTGAAGAGCGGACCATCGCGTTGATGACGGCAACCGGGGACGTGGCCGGCGCGGCCATCCAGCAGTCAGAACTCGGACGCCTGCGCACGCTCGAACGCCTGCTGGCGCCGCGCTTTGACACACTTTCACTATCGGGCGACCCGGGGACGGCCCAGGGCCGGTTCCCCCAGCGCACACTGCTGCACCTGCCAAATGTGGTGCGGATGCCGGACGCGGCCAGCCTCGCCGTACCTGCTCCTGAGAAGGCGTCGTCGTACGACGTGTTGTTCAGCGGATCGCTCAACTATTTTCCCAACGCTGAGGGCATCGAATACTTTTGCCGCGAGGTGCTTCCGAGACTGCGGGCGCGCGTGGACAAGCCGGTCCGCATCCGTATCGTTGGCGCCAATCCCGACCTCCGCGTCCGTGCGCTGGCGGCGCTGGATGGAGTCACACTGGACGCCAACGTCCCCGACATCGCCCCGTATTACCGCAACGTCGATCTCTGCGTCGTGCCGTTACGCGCGGCCAGCGGTACGCGCCTGAAGATTCTTGACGCCTTCAGCCGCCGGTGCGCCGTGGTGGCGACCCGCATTGGCGCTGAAGACTTGAGTGTGACCGACGGCCTCCATCTGCTGCTGGCTGATGATACGGAGGCGCTGGCCACCGCATGTGCGCGCGTCCTTCAGGACGCCGCCTTGCGGCAGCATCTCGTGGAGAACGCGTTCGCCTGGGTGGACTCAAACCATACCGTCAACAGCCTGAAGCCGATCATGGCCTCGATCTACGCGCCGGTGTTGTTGCGCACGTGA
- a CDS encoding nucleotidyltransferase family protein, whose product MTPLHPQVHVRQELARLLLNDEASAVACANRLTRHHGWDAAFELADLWNVVPNLRTRLRTLNVELSPDTRQSLFARFRRSHLATTLQARRGVVLCRYLEDQGIPVVAFKGLASIACAYQGAASERTIKDVDLLIRPADLEPCLKALQAAGMHLEDGGSLDDYLAFVRHSPGFAGNEAITVRGQGQPDLDVHWSFGPRPHPQFHPDAIVARAEAVTVFDTSIRVAAPADCLMLSAHHAMRETLAADQMLRDVLDAERWIALLEHQGRPHRSAATR is encoded by the coding sequence GTGACTCCACTACACCCTCAAGTACACGTCCGGCAGGAGTTGGCGCGATTGCTGCTGAACGACGAGGCCTCGGCGGTCGCCTGCGCCAACCGGCTGACACGCCACCACGGCTGGGACGCGGCGTTTGAACTGGCAGATCTCTGGAACGTGGTGCCGAACCTGCGGACCCGGCTGCGCACGTTGAACGTGGAGTTGTCGCCGGACACACGCCAGAGCCTCTTTGCCCGTTTCAGGCGTTCGCACCTGGCCACAACGTTGCAGGCCAGGCGCGGTGTCGTCCTGTGCCGGTACCTCGAAGACCAGGGCATTCCCGTCGTCGCGTTCAAGGGACTGGCCTCGATTGCGTGTGCCTACCAGGGCGCCGCGTCGGAACGGACGATCAAAGACGTGGACCTGCTCATCCGGCCGGCCGACCTGGAACCGTGTTTGAAGGCGCTGCAGGCCGCTGGTATGCATCTGGAAGACGGCGGCAGCCTTGATGACTATCTGGCGTTTGTCAGGCACTCTCCCGGATTTGCCGGCAACGAAGCGATCACGGTGAGAGGACAGGGCCAGCCGGACCTCGACGTGCACTGGAGCTTCGGGCCACGACCGCATCCGCAGTTTCATCCCGACGCCATCGTGGCGCGCGCGGAGGCGGTGACCGTCTTCGATACGTCCATTCGCGTGGCAGCGCCCGCAGACTGCCTCATGCTGTCTGCCCACCATGCCATGCGAGAGACACTCGCGGCTGACCAGATGCTGAGAGACGTGCTGGACGCGGAGCGGTGGATCGCATTGCTGGAGCACCAGGGACGCCCTCACCGAAGCGCTGCAACACGCTGA
- the polA gene encoding DNA polymerase I, giving the protein MIDGNSQMYRAYHAIRGLTGPDGKSTNAIYGFVNMLRKLIADNKPDYLVASFDLPGRTFRDDLLADYKANRTPMPSDLAEQVPIVHDACEAMGVPNLTSEGFEADDVIGTLAVKAHAAGFEVAIVTADKDFFQLVTDGLRIYNPKDEGTWYDAEGVVAKFGVRPDQVVDILALMGDSVDNIKGVPGIGEKGAKELIGTHGTLDALLEAAPGLPQKRYREALTQHAADARASRVLATIRTDVPIEFDAEALRYRGPDIARCYALFSALGFRTMTADYAPTAATSAHDYTIVQSPEELDAMAAEIRAAGHVSIGVVATNASAIQATLVGLALSTAPGRARYIPLNHVGLTETPNLRVADVVARLGSVLADENIAKIGHDLKTISVLCARAGLPLGGLDMDTMVASYLVDATGSSHSIDELALARTGYRAVKLEDVTGRGAKSVTEDAVPAAAVLNFAGERADLPLRMADGLRDDLKKAALDGIYRDMERPLIPILADIERAGVRLDVAALARLSESMQTELNSLSARIFELAGMEFNINSPKQLGEVLFERLQLPSSKKTGKTKTMSTAVDVLEELAQTHELPGLVLKWRSVQKLKGGYVDALPQMINPATGRVHTTFNQAVAATGRLSSSDPGLQNIPVRTAAGREIRAAFVAEPGFALISADYSQIELRVLAHLSGDAALVQAFKNGEDIHDRTAERVFGQNSGLDPHELRRRAKIINYALLYGKTAFTLAKDIGVPQQAAQEFIDAYFAGFPGVRAYIDRTLEEARVSGVVRTISGRQRLMPELTSRNGQIRAAAERETVNMPIQGTAADILKQAMIDAAAALVQHNASATTPSRMILTVHDELLFEAPVADVTAITNLVRDTMQNAFPLSVPLTVDVGSGPNWNAAKP; this is encoded by the coding sequence TTGATTGACGGCAACTCGCAGATGTATCGCGCCTACCACGCGATTCGGGGCCTGACCGGACCCGACGGCAAATCCACGAACGCGATTTACGGCTTCGTGAACATGCTGCGCAAGCTCATCGCCGATAACAAACCCGACTACCTCGTGGCCTCGTTTGACCTGCCCGGCCGCACCTTCCGCGACGACCTGCTGGCCGACTACAAGGCGAACCGCACGCCCATGCCCTCGGACCTTGCCGAACAGGTCCCAATCGTGCACGACGCGTGCGAAGCCATGGGCGTGCCGAATCTCACCTCGGAGGGCTTTGAGGCCGACGATGTGATTGGGACGCTGGCGGTGAAGGCTCACGCGGCGGGCTTCGAAGTGGCCATCGTCACGGCGGACAAGGATTTTTTCCAGCTCGTGACCGACGGGCTGCGCATTTACAACCCGAAAGACGAAGGCACCTGGTACGACGCCGAAGGGGTTGTGGCGAAGTTCGGCGTGCGGCCCGACCAGGTGGTGGACATCCTGGCGCTGATGGGCGACAGCGTGGACAACATCAAGGGTGTGCCGGGCATCGGTGAAAAAGGCGCGAAGGAGTTGATCGGCACGCACGGCACGCTCGACGCCTTGCTCGAGGCCGCTCCCGGGTTGCCGCAGAAGCGGTATCGCGAGGCGCTGACGCAGCACGCCGCCGACGCGCGCGCCAGCCGCGTGCTGGCGACGATTCGTACGGACGTGCCGATCGAGTTTGACGCCGAGGCCCTGCGGTACCGCGGCCCCGACATCGCGCGGTGTTACGCGCTGTTCTCAGCGCTGGGCTTCCGGACGATGACGGCCGACTACGCGCCGACCGCGGCCACGTCCGCGCACGACTACACGATCGTGCAGTCGCCCGAAGAGCTCGACGCAATGGCGGCGGAGATTCGCGCGGCCGGTCACGTATCGATCGGCGTTGTCGCCACGAACGCGTCGGCGATTCAGGCCACGCTGGTGGGACTGGCACTGTCCACCGCCCCTGGCCGCGCCCGGTACATCCCGCTCAATCACGTGGGCCTGACCGAGACGCCGAACCTGCGTGTGGCAGACGTGGTGGCGCGACTCGGCTCAGTTCTGGCGGACGAGAACATCGCGAAGATTGGGCACGATCTGAAGACCATCTCGGTGTTGTGTGCGCGCGCCGGACTGCCGCTTGGCGGACTCGACATGGACACGATGGTGGCCAGTTACCTGGTGGACGCCACGGGCTCGAGCCACAGCATCGATGAACTGGCTTTGGCGCGCACGGGCTATCGCGCTGTCAAGCTGGAGGACGTGACCGGGCGTGGGGCGAAAAGCGTGACCGAGGACGCGGTGCCAGCCGCAGCGGTCCTGAATTTTGCTGGTGAACGCGCTGACCTGCCCCTGCGCATGGCCGACGGTCTCAGGGACGATCTGAAGAAGGCCGCGCTCGACGGGATCTATCGCGACATGGAACGGCCGCTCATCCCCATCCTGGCCGACATCGAGCGCGCGGGCGTCAGGCTCGACGTGGCGGCCCTGGCCAGGCTGTCTGAGTCGATGCAAACGGAACTGAACAGCCTGAGCGCGCGCATCTTCGAGCTCGCCGGCATGGAGTTCAACATCAACTCCCCGAAGCAACTGGGCGAAGTCCTTTTCGAACGCCTTCAACTCCCATCATCGAAGAAGACCGGCAAGACAAAGACCATGTCGACGGCCGTGGACGTGCTTGAGGAGCTGGCGCAGACACATGAGCTGCCGGGACTGGTGCTCAAGTGGCGGAGCGTGCAGAAACTCAAGGGCGGATACGTGGATGCATTGCCGCAGATGATCAATCCCGCCACGGGCCGCGTGCACACCACGTTTAATCAGGCGGTGGCGGCCACGGGCCGGCTCAGCAGCAGCGACCCAGGCCTGCAGAACATTCCGGTGCGCACGGCGGCGGGACGCGAGATTCGCGCGGCGTTTGTGGCCGAGCCTGGATTCGCGTTGATTTCAGCCGACTACTCGCAGATTGAACTGCGGGTGCTCGCGCACCTCTCGGGCGATGCCGCACTGGTGCAGGCGTTCAAGAACGGCGAGGATATTCACGACCGCACGGCCGAGCGGGTGTTTGGGCAAAACTCCGGGCTCGACCCGCACGAGTTGCGGCGACGCGCGAAGATCATCAACTACGCGCTGCTCTACGGCAAGACCGCATTCACGCTGGCCAAAGACATTGGCGTGCCGCAGCAAGCCGCGCAGGAGTTCATCGACGCGTACTTCGCGGGCTTCCCCGGAGTTCGCGCGTACATCGACCGCACCCTGGAAGAGGCGCGCGTCTCAGGGGTGGTGCGCACCATCTCTGGCCGCCAGCGCCTGATGCCGGAGTTAACAAGCCGCAATGGCCAGATTCGCGCCGCGGCCGAACGCGAAACGGTGAACATGCCCATCCAGGGCACGGCCGCCGACATCCTGAAGCAGGCGATGATCGATGCGGCCGCAGCGCTCGTTCAGCACAACGCCAGCGCCACCACTCCCAGCCGCATGATCCTGACCGTGCACGACGAACTGTTGTTCGAAGCCCCCGTCGCAGATGTGACCGCGATCACAAACCTGGTGCGCGACACGATGCAGAACGCCTTTCCACTGTCGGTACCGCTCACCGTGGACGTGGGATCCGGCCCAAATTGGAATGCGGCAAAACCTTAG
- a CDS encoding ATP-binding cassette domain-containing protein: MTLIRVEGITKRFPVIAPPDLTSWSARHSLFRAGRTTGDHFSALDHVSFDVHSGEVIGIVGRNGAGKSTLLKILSRIIRPDRGRVILRGRVGSLLEVGTGFHPDLTGRENVFLNAAVLGLTEREIRSRFDAIVDFAGVEHALDTPVAHYSSGMYMRLAFAVAVHVNPDILFVDEVLAVGDAAFQQKCLLRLEGLGRDGQAVLFVSHNLAAVSRLCGRAVLLDQGRLVLDGPVAEVITAYVGREGGRIGEGVWPADDRAPGDAVVRLRRVCVRDAQHKIRSSVSVAEAFEIEFEYQVLQDGVVLFPSVTLVNEWDVPVLWTTDRTAATHGRPCQAGSYRARVSVPADLLPDGTLRVGVTIASFDPHREHVRVIDAIRLVLVDVADGTTARGLYPGPVSSTIRPRLDWLISPEVIE; this comes from the coding sequence ATGACGCTGATTCGCGTCGAGGGCATCACCAAGCGATTCCCGGTCATTGCGCCGCCGGACTTGACCTCATGGTCGGCTCGGCACAGCCTGTTCCGGGCCGGCCGGACAACCGGCGACCACTTCTCGGCGCTCGATCACGTCTCCTTCGACGTGCATTCCGGCGAAGTCATTGGCATCGTCGGCCGCAATGGCGCCGGCAAGTCAACGCTGCTGAAGATTCTGTCGCGCATCATTCGACCCGATCGCGGGAGGGTGATTCTGCGCGGCCGCGTCGGCAGCCTGCTGGAAGTGGGGACGGGCTTTCATCCGGACCTCACCGGCCGTGAGAATGTGTTCCTGAACGCCGCCGTCCTGGGACTGACTGAAAGGGAAATCCGATCCCGCTTCGATGCCATCGTCGACTTTGCCGGCGTCGAACACGCCCTGGACACTCCCGTTGCACACTACTCGAGCGGGATGTACATGCGGCTGGCCTTCGCCGTGGCGGTGCATGTCAATCCAGACATCCTGTTCGTGGACGAAGTCCTGGCGGTGGGCGATGCCGCGTTTCAGCAAAAGTGCCTGCTGCGGCTCGAGGGGCTGGGCCGCGATGGCCAAGCCGTTCTCTTCGTCTCGCACAACCTGGCGGCAGTCTCGCGCTTGTGTGGTCGCGCCGTGCTGCTGGATCAGGGACGTTTGGTCCTCGACGGGCCCGTGGCCGAAGTGATCACGGCGTATGTCGGACGGGAGGGCGGCCGCATCGGCGAAGGCGTGTGGCCTGCCGATGACCGCGCCCCAGGCGATGCCGTGGTGCGGCTGCGTCGGGTCTGCGTGCGCGACGCCCAGCACAAGATTCGCTCCAGCGTGTCCGTCGCGGAAGCATTCGAGATCGAATTCGAGTATCAGGTGCTCCAGGACGGTGTCGTTCTTTTTCCCTCGGTCACCCTGGTCAATGAATGGGACGTGCCGGTACTCTGGACCACCGATAGAACTGCGGCCACCCATGGGCGGCCCTGCCAGGCCGGCAGCTACCGCGCCCGCGTGAGCGTCCCTGCGGATCTGTTGCCCGACGGCACTCTGCGTGTCGGCGTGACCATCGCGTCGTTCGATCCGCACCGGGAGCACGTTCGCGTGATCGACGCGATACGGCTCGTCCTTGTGGATGTCGCCGACGGGACGACCGCACGAGGCCTCTACCCGGGACCGGTCTCAAGCACGATCCGGCCGCGATTGGATTGGCTCATCAGTCCAGAGGTCATCGAATGA